The following DNA comes from Chitinophaga nivalis.
AAGTGAATACCAACCTGGTCGTACATAAAACCGGCACCGTAACCGCTATCTATTGATTAATGCGCACTGGTGAATTGATGGAACTTAGCGGTGAAGGTAGCGGTTTCCCGTTTTTTAAAGGGTACATTCCAGGTACCGGAATAGGTCACCAGCGCAGGTATGAGCAGGCCAAACTGTTTGGTCATCTGCACATTCATCTTCACATTAAAATCAAATAACATCGTCTTGTAAGAGAGGGCATATTTACGGCCTACGATTTCAAAATTTTCCTTATTGAAGTAGGTAATCAGTTCATCTACGACTACCTCTGCCCGGTCTATCCGGCTCAGACCCGGTTTGGATTTCGCAGAAAACACATAACAAGGGGTACCATCCACATAGTCTTCCGCCGTGATGGAAAAATCATAGAAGCGGATCACATCCGCGTTGAAGATGGCCACTTTTTGTCCGACAATCGGTACGCCTCTCACGGGTTTACCGGGATTGAAGATCAGTTGTTTCAGCTGTGCTTTATGACGGGCCAGGCTACCGCCGGACCGCTCTGTGGATTCTCCGGCCGCATCCACACACTGGGTGCCTTTGGCCAGAAACAGGTTGGCATACAGTTCCGCCGTATAATAATTATACCCGCCTTTACGGTCGTAGAAGTCGCCCGTTACTTTTTCGGACACCACTTTCATGGTGCGGCACCTGCCGGTTACTTCCTGTTCCGTCTGGCTGTACAGGGAGGCCTGTACGGCGCCTTGTTTATTGAGCACACGGATATCATTATCAGCGGAGAACCCGATGATATGCAGGTTTTTAAACGCCCGGTAAAAAGTGGTATCATCTTCTACCCGTTTAATAAAACTATTCACGTCGAAGCCTATACGTTTTGCAGCTACAATCACTTCGTCCAGGTTAACTGTCATGCCCTTATAGCGGGCGGTATCCTGCGCTGCGGCGTGATGCCAGTTTAACAAACAAACGATAATAGCTCCGGCTAAACTTTTCCTGAAAAAATGCGACATGCGTGCAATTTAAGGAAAAAGCGGAAAGCAAAAAGCTATTGCGGGGAAGAGGAGGCTCCGCCGGGTAGCGGAACCATTCTTCCTGCAATAGCTTTTGCAGAATACTAAGCCTGATACAGGCTAGTTATGCTTAACCAGGAATTTTCCCGGCTACGTACATTTGTTCAAGTGTCGGCGCAACGGCACCACCTTTTTTCTCCAGTGTTACAGCAAACATTTGTGCTTTGCCGGTAACTTTCATTTTCTGGAGCAGGTTGATAGAATCACCCATTTCGAAGACGCCCATATCCACTGGTTTGCCATCTACGATAGCCCACAGTTGGTATTGTTTGTCTGCAGCAGGTTCCGGCAGGCTGTTAACTTTCAGGTATACCTGTTGGTTCTGCTGGTTCCAGAATACAGTTGCTAAAGCTTCTGGGAATGGTTTGGTACCTGGCATTTTAACCTTTAATACATTTGGATCCTGGAGTACATCCAAAGACTCCTGCATTTGTTCTAAGCGTGTTTTGTAAAGATTGCTTTTCGACAAAATGGAGTTTTGGGATACGAGCAAAGACTGGTATTTGTCTTTGTATTCCTTGAATTCCTTGTACCGGTTAAAGAACACGTAGTTCAAAATGAGGCTGCCCACCAGCAGCACGGCGGCGGCGGTGGCTATCCACCTCCAGGATAGGTTTTTTGTTTCTTGCATGGACACTACTTTTGGTTGCTGCAGGTTGGAATCGGGCGTAGGAGCACCCACCTGCAAATTGGGTTCATTATTGATTTGGTTAAATAAACGTGTTTTAATATCCGTTTCCGGATTCACCCGCTGCATCCTTACATATTCTTCCATATTACGGCGATAGGCTTCCACTTCCGCTGCTACTGCAGGAAATTGCAGCATGGCAGATTCCAGTTCTTCCACCTCCTGTGCCGTAGCCATACCGGCTATGTACAGTTCAATAATACCGGACGATATGTAATGTTGTGCGTCCACCAGTTTTACAAAAAATTATTTGTTTAAAATATTTCTCAATTGCATAATTGCATTGCGCATTCTTGTTTTCACGGTACCCAGCGGCACTTCCAGCACGCGCGCTATTTCTTCCTGGGTACAACCTTTATAATAAGCCAGATCAATCAGGGTGCGTTGCTCCCGGGTCAGTTTTTCCAGTATGCGGGAAAATCCGAGGTGATCGATAGATGGTTGTGTGGTTGACAATTGATGACTACCCTGTATTGCTGTGGTGATGTGTTGTACTTTTTGTTCCAGTTTATAGGAGCGGGAACGTAACACATCGATCGCGGTATTACGGGCTATATTTAACATCCAGGTGAAGAGCCGTCCTTTGGCCTCATCATAAGTGTCAATATGACGCCATATTTTCAGATACACTTCCTGCAGGATGTCTCCTGCCGAGCTGTCGTCGTTCAATACTTTTACAATGACCCCATACAAAGCCGGTGAGTATTGGTCATACAGGTAACTGAAAATTTTCTGGTCACGGGCTCTTAACCCATGAACAAGTTCAGCTTCTGTATATGTAGCAGCATATTCCAAAACAGATCGGATATAATTAATGGTATTTATAGTTGAACATTACTTCATAACATGTAATTACGCACGGGAATGCACAATGGGGCATAGCTAATCTATTTACATTCTCCTTACGCTGATAATCCAGGTGCTTCTATTGGTCAGATGAGGCCTTGTTTTATAGCGATACTTACAGCAATATACTGATTTATGAGGATAAACAAATTTTATATTGCGTGGGCTATTTTTTTACCAGGGCCTTCATATACAGCTGATCCATAGAAGGTGCTGTGCTACCGCCTTTCTTTTCCAGGGTTACGGCGAAAGCATCTGCCAGGGCTATGGTTTTCATTTGTTGCATTTTTTGGGATACTTCTGCGCCGCTGTCAAACACGCCTGCATTAATCATTTTTTCATTGGCGATGGCCCATAGCTGAAACTGTTTACCGGGAGGTGGTACCGGCATGAGCAGTACCAACAGGTATACAATCTGTGTTTGCGGGTTCCAGCAAACCGTAACAGCCGTGCCGGCAAAGTGGCCGCTACCGGTCATCTTCACCCACTTCACTGCCGTATCATTCAGCAGCTCGAGGTCCGGCGTGGTAGCGCGGGTGAGGGTCTGATGTTCTTTTTCTTCATCCAGTTTTTCTTTGGCAGCTATGAGTGATTTATAGCGACTTTTATAATCCGTGGATTTGTTGAAGAAGAAGAAATTCATGATCACACTGCCAATCAGCAAAGCGACAATCGCAGCTGTCAGGTATTTCCAGATAACATCTTTGGATTTGGGAGCGACCGGTAGTTTTTTCACAGGTGCTGGCCTGACGGCTTCCGGAGCAGGCTGACGCAGTTCTGCCGGCAGCCGGGCGTGGCCGGCTTGCGTATCTTCCTGCCGGATGATATCCAGCAACCGATCTTTGATTTCAGGAGGCGGCGTAAGGGCGTATAGTTTTACAAACCGTTCATTATCCTGCTGCAGTGCGTACACGGCGGCTTTCACTTCGGGGTATTGTAACGCGATCGTTTCTACTCCTTCCTGTTCTTCCGTAGACAGGAGACCAAATACGTAGCTTTCTAAAATACCGGATGATATGTAACTTTGTACATCCACAGTTTTTTACAATTGTTTTAACAGCGTTCTCAATTGTATAATTGCATTGCGCATGCGGGTTTTCACAGTGCCCAATGGTATATCGAGGGACCTGGCTATTTCTTCCTGGGTACAACCTTTAAAGTATGCCATGTCAATAATAGTGCGTTGATCTTTTTGAAGGCGTTCTATGACCTTGGTTAATCCGAGGTGATCTACAGAGAGATGTACGGCCAGTTGTGGCTCGTACATCAATGATACACTGGTAACATCCTGTACTTTCTGTTCCAGTTTGTGTGACTTTGACCGGAGGCTGTCGATAGCGGTATTACGCGTTATATTCAGCATCCAGGTAAACAAGCGCCCTTTATCGGCATCGTATCGATCGATGTTGCGCCATATCTTTACAAAAACTTCCTGTAATACGTCGCTGGCTGCAGCTTCGTCCGGAACTACCTTAAGGGCAACGCCATACAAGGCAGGAGAGTAATGGTCATACAAATAGCTAAATACTTTTTCATCCCTGGCTTTTAAGCCCTGAACTAATTCGTCTTCAGTGTATGTTAAGGTAGCTCCCAAGTTTGAGGATATGGATGTTATACGATACCAAAATAACGGGTTTTCTTTACATTACAAAATTATTTCCTATTTAGGGAAAGTCATTTTGTAATCCACCCTTATTTTACCTTTTGTGATATCATCCAGCTTGCTTTTTATCATTCTTCTCTTTAATGGCTTGAGGTGATCAATGAAAAGTTTACCATCAATATGATCATACTCATGCAGAATTACCCTTGCCGTAACGCCGCTGAATGTTTTTTCCTGAGGAGCAAAATTTTCGTCAACATAGCTCAGGGTTACAGTTTCAGCGCGGTTTACATCTTCCCGGATTTTAGGAATACTTAAACATCCTTCATTGTATGCCCAGTCTTTACCACCGGTTTCTACGATATGTGCATTGATGAAAACTTCTTTCACACCGTTATCACCAGGGTAATCATTCTTCTCGTCTTCTTCCAGGTTGCTGATGATCTGCTCACTATCTACTACAAATAAGCGGATGGATTTGTTTATCTGTGGTGCCGCAATTCCTACGCCATTGGAAGCGTACATGGTTTCCCACATATTGGCAATTAATTCTTTCAGGTTAGGGTATTCCGGTGTGATGTCTTCTGCTACCTTTCTTAACACAGGATGTCCGTAAGCTACTATTGGCAAAATCATGTTCTGAATTCTTGGTTTAATCTGCAAAGTTAGAGAGATATTTCCGGATTTGGCACGCAGTAGCCCATGGATTGGGCCGTTACGTCTGAATTTATCAGAAAAGGAAATAATTACACATGCAGATAATTTATTATTTATAATTTATGATGCAGGTACTCCTGTAATATAATGGTGGCACTGATTTCATCGACCAGCGCCTTATTCTGGCGGTCTTTCTTTTTCAGGCCACTATCGATCATGGTCTGGAAAGCCATTTTGGAAGTAAACCGCTCATCCACCTTTACAATATTAATCTGCGGGAAGTTTTTCTGAATAATCCGGATGCATTCCGCTACCAGCGGTGTAGCATGGGTATCGTTGCCATCCAGGTTTTTGGGTTCACCGATTACGATGGTTTCTACCTGTTCTGCGGCAAAATATTTTTTAAGGTAAGGGATCAGGTCATGCGTAGCTACCGTAGTAAGCCCGCTGGCGATGATCTGCATAGGGTCTGTTACGGCCAGCCCGGTTCTTTTTTTCCCGTAATCTATTGCCAGTATTCTCGCCATCTGATCGGATTAAAATTATTGAAAGAGCAGCATATCGCTGAT
Coding sequences within:
- a CDS encoding RNA polymerase sigma factor, yielding MGATLTYTEDELVQGLKARDEKVFSYLYDHYSPALYGVALKVVPDEAAASDVLQEVFVKIWRNIDRYDADKGRLFTWMLNITRNTAIDSLRSKSHKLEQKVQDVTSVSLMYEPQLAVHLSVDHLGLTKVIERLQKDQRTIIDMAYFKGCTQEEIARSLDIPLGTVKTRMRNAIIQLRTLLKQL
- a CDS encoding RNA polymerase sigma factor, translating into MEYAATYTEAELVHGLRARDQKIFSYLYDQYSPALYGVIVKVLNDDSSAGDILQEVYLKIWRHIDTYDEAKGRLFTWMLNIARNTAIDVLRSRSYKLEQKVQHITTAIQGSHQLSTTQPSIDHLGFSRILEKLTREQRTLIDLAYYKGCTQEEIARVLEVPLGTVKTRMRNAIMQLRNILNK
- the def gene encoding peptide deformylase, which gives rise to MILPIVAYGHPVLRKVAEDITPEYPNLKELIANMWETMYASNGVGIAAPQINKSIRLFVVDSEQIISNLEEDEKNDYPGDNGVKEVFINAHIVETGGKDWAYNEGCLSIPKIREDVNRAETVTLSYVDENFAPQEKTFSGVTARVILHEYDHIDGKLFIDHLKPLKRRMIKSKLDDITKGKIRVDYKMTFPK
- a CDS encoding anti-sigma factor, which encodes MDVQSYISSGILESYVFGLLSTEEQEGVETIALQYPEVKAAVYALQQDNERFVKLYALTPPPEIKDRLLDIIRQEDTQAGHARLPAELRQPAPEAVRPAPVKKLPVAPKSKDVIWKYLTAAIVALLIGSVIMNFFFFNKSTDYKSRYKSLIAAKEKLDEEKEHQTLTRATTPDLELLNDTAVKWVKMTGSGHFAGTAVTVCWNPQTQIVYLLVLLMPVPPPGKQFQLWAIANEKMINAGVFDSGAEVSQKMQQMKTIALADAFAVTLEKKGGSTAPSMDQLYMKALVKK
- the ruvX gene encoding Holliday junction resolvase RuvX — encoded protein: MARILAIDYGKKRTGLAVTDPMQIIASGLTTVATHDLIPYLKKYFAAEQVETIVIGEPKNLDGNDTHATPLVAECIRIIQKNFPQINIVKVDERFTSKMAFQTMIDSGLKKKDRQNKALVDEISATIILQEYLHHKL
- a CDS encoding anti-sigma factor; protein product: MDAQHYISSGIIELYIAGMATAQEVEELESAMLQFPAVAAEVEAYRRNMEEYVRMQRVNPETDIKTRLFNQINNEPNLQVGAPTPDSNLQQPKVVSMQETKNLSWRWIATAAAVLLVGSLILNYVFFNRYKEFKEYKDKYQSLLVSQNSILSKSNLYKTRLEQMQESLDVLQDPNVLKVKMPGTKPFPEALATVFWNQQNQQVYLKVNSLPEPAADKQYQLWAIVDGKPVDMGVFEMGDSINLLQKMKVTGKAQMFAVTLEKKGGAVAPTLEQMYVAGKIPG